A region of the Geomonas subterranea genome:
CAAGGAAGGTAACAGCAGATGAAATGATCGAAGAGGCAACAACGGTAAACTATCGGCAAGGGTCTCCGGTGAAGAAGCTATTACGAAGGACTGTGTTCAAAATAGATCATGGCCGTAATAAGCTGCACGCCCCGCGCCTAGAAGCGCGGTATCCTCGTTGAGGATCACGTGCACCGGGATCGACTGTACCAGGGGGCTCAGCCTCCCTTTGGCTGTGAAGGCGACCATGAAGGTGGCGCCTTTGAGCAGGTCAAGGATCTTCGGAGCGATGCCGCCCCCAAGGTAGACCCCGCCGGTGGCTAGAAACCTGAGCGCAGCGTTGCCAGCCTCGGCGCCGTAGACGCCGATGAAGAGTTCGACCGCCTTGACGCACATCGGGCAGCTCCCCTTGAGAGCGGCCTTGGTAATGACGGCGGGGGGATCCTCGCTCCCCATGGCCTGGACGACGCCGGGCTGCTCGCTGAAGTGGCGCCTGTCACGAAGGAAACGGTAGATGTCGTGCAGACCTGGGCCAGAAAGCACCCGTTCGTAGCTCACGCGGCCGTGCTTTGCCTGCAGGTACAGTAACAGTTCCGTTTCGAGGTCGTTACGCGCGGCGAAATCGGCGTGACCAGCCTCGGAGGGAAGCGGCCGGTGGGTGTCGCCGTCCCAATAGGCGAGCGATTCGCCAAGGCCGGTCCCGGCGGAAACGACGGCGATGGTTCCCTGAGGATGGGGGGTGCCGGGGTTGAGGGTGAAGAGGTCCTCCTGTTTCAACGCGGCGATGCCGTAAGTGTTGGCCTCGAGATCGTTGATCAGTCGGACATGGGAGAGCCCCAGGGTCTGGGCGAGGTCGGTGCTTTCGATGGTCCATGGCAGGTTCGGGGTGCGTACGCGCCCTTCGATGATGGGTCCGGCGATCCCGAGGCAGGCGCGCTCGGCCACGAGGCCATGCTGCAGGGCGAAGTGGCGCAGTATGTCGGTAAGGCTGCCGTGCGCGGAGCTTTTGTACTGCGCCTGAGCGAGCACGGTGAGACCGGCGGCGTCCGCCTCGAAGTACGCAAGCCGCGTGGAAGTCCCTCCAACATCTCCCGCCAGGATCAGCATACCGCCTCCTTCCGGCTCGGCACCGGCCACGCCTGAGAATACCAGCCGCGCTCGACTGGCGCTACTTGATGCCGCCCGTGTCTTCGCTCCGTGGCTTCACGATCAGGCGTGATCACCGCCATCTCCGCCACTGTCCACTTGCCACAAAGAGAAATCCGGGTGAGACGGCCAGGGACGAAATGACAACGGCCGGCAGAGCCCTCACCCGCCCTTCGGGCACCCTCTCCCGGAGGGAGAGGGGCTAGAGAAAGCAACCCTATCCCCGGGGCCGGCAGAGCCCTCACCCGCCCTTCGGGCACCCTCTCCCGGGGGGAGAGGGGACTCAAGGAAAATCATCGAAGATCACCCGCCGGACGCCCTCTCCCGGGGGGAGAGGGGACTAGAGGAAAGCAACCACTCGGGCACCCTCTCCCGGAGGGAGAGGGACTAGGGTAAATCATCGAAGATCGACCACGCTTTTGGCGACCTGCGCGCTCAACGCGGAGAGGGCCCGGCTGAAAGCGTCGGCGACGGCATCGTAGTCGGAACCGGTCACCTTCTCACGAATCTCGCCCCGCCCTTCCCTTCTGGCTGCTCCGGGGCCGCGCACCACCCAACTTGCCTCCACGGTGACGCTGTCACCGGGTACCGCTTCCAGGCGGACGATGTCCACCAGCACGCGGTATTGCGCGGCGGCGCCGGAAACCTGGTCATAGGCGAAGACGCGGCTCGATCCAAGCGCACCCCCCAGGTCCTTGGCCAAAAGACGCGGCATCTCGTTTTTCAGGGGCTCGGCCCAGCGATGGGACTCCAAAACGGCCACGCGGTTAGGCGCAAGGCGCACCACCAGTTGCGGCCGGTTCACCAGTTCGGGGATGGTCACCGGGCCGACGGCGACCGCGCTGGAGAAGGTTTGCTGCACGGCACTGGCGGGTGTTGCCGGAGTGAGGGTGTAAAAGCTGACCCGGGGCGACCTGCTGCAGGCGGAGCAAGAAAGCACGGCAGCTATGATTACCAGGGCGGATGTCCTGCGCATGGTCATTTTTCCTCCTTCTTGCCGCGAATCAGCGCTTCGGGGTGCTGCTCGAGGTAATCCCCGAGCACCCGCAGCGACTGGGCCGCCCGGGACACTTCGCGCATGGTGTCGCGCAGGTCGACCTGCACCGGCGCATCGGCGGAGAGGACCTGGCTGGCGCCTCCCAGGGTGCCTCTCGCCTCGGTCAGGGTCTTTCTGACGTCCTCCAGTGTGGTCCTGGTATCGGTCAGGACCGACTTCGCTTCCGGCACCAGGGAGCGGTCCATGTTCTTCAGAAGCTGATCGGCGCTTTTCAGTGTGTCATCCAGGCTCCGCAGGGTGCGTCCGGCATCCCCGGTGAGTTTCTCAAGGGGGAGCTTCTCTATCTTCTGGACGATCTCGATCAGGTTCTTCTGCAGCTTCTCCATGGAGCCGGGGACGGTCGGGAAGCGCGGCGGCGAGGCGTTCCAGTCGATTTTCGATGGACGCGCGCCGGGGACGAAATCGAGGGCGACGTAGAGCTGGCCGGTCAACAGGCTCCCGCTCTTGATCTGGGCCCGGAATCCGTGCGATACCAGGTCGTCGAGGAGTCTGCGTGTCTGCGCACCGCCGGAAGGGGGGAGTTTACCGTCGCTGCCCCGGTGCAGCAGGGTAAGAAGGTGTTCGGGGTAGAACTGGATCTCAACCGGCACCGTGAAATCCCTGCGGGAGGGGTCCAGCGCGACGTCGATGTTGGTGACCTCACCGACGGTTACCCCGCGCAAATCGACCGGCGCGCCGACGGCGAGCCCCCGGACCGACTCGCCGAACATGAGTACGAATTTTTCGGAGGCGGCGGCGTTCTTCAGTGCCTCGTCGCGGGTGCCGTAGAGGGTGTACGCGGTGTTGGCGGGGGCCGCCTGGCTTTCGGAGGCGTTCGGGGACTGCTCGAAGGAGATGCCACCCAAAAGGACGGCCAGCATCGATTCCGTGTTCAGCTTCACGCCGCCCGGTGTCACGGTGAGGTCGACGCCGCTGGCATGCCAGAAGAAGGTGTTGGTGGTGACGAAGCGGTCGTACGGGGAACGGATGAACACCCTGACCGAGACCCCCTTGCCGTCGCTGTCCAGATCGGTGGCGATGACCTGCCCCACCTGCATGCGGCGGAAAAATACCGGCGAACCGGTGTAGAGCGAGCCGACGTCCTCGGTGTGCAGCACGTACTGGCGCCCGGGAACGTCCATGGAGACCGCCGGCGGGGATTCCAGCCCGACGAACTGGTCACGCGGTTCGGTGGATGTGCCCGCCTCGACTCCTATGTAGGAGCCCCCCAGAAGCGTGGTGAGGCCGGTGACGTTGCCGCCGGAGATGCGGGCGCGCACCACCCAGAAGCGGGTGTCCTTGACCATGAGCCCCTTGGCGTCCTTGGAGACCTCGGCGGTCACGACAACGTGGGAGCGGTCGTTGGAGATGGCGATGGACTTCACCTCGCCGATCATGACGTCCTTGTACTTGAGCTTGGTCTTCCCCGCTTCCAGCCCCTCGCCGGTCTTGAAGGAGATGGTGATGGTCTCGCCGCGGTCGATCCAGGCCTTCGCAGCGATGGAAAGGCCGATGATGGCGGCGACGATGGGGATGATCCAGACCAGCTGTATCGAGAAGCGGCGTCTGGGTTCGCTGACCGCTTCCGGCACGTCCTGCATATCGTCTTGTCTGTCAGTCATGAAACTCCTCTTTCTGCAGCGGGTCCCAAATCAGGCGCGGTTCGAACTCCATGGTCGCGAACATGGTGAGGACCACCACGGCGCCGAAGGCGACCGCCGCTGGACCCGCCTTTACCGTGGCCATGGAGCCCAGTTGCACCAGCGCCGCCAGCAGGGTCACCACGTAGATGTCGAGCATGGACCAGCGCCCCACCGCCTCCACCAGACGGTACAGGCGGGTACGCTGACGCGGGTTCCAGGTGGAGCGCCGCTGCACGGAAATGAGCAGCAGGGTCAGTGAAAACAGTTTGAGCAAAGGGATGGCCACGCTCGCTATGAATACGATGACCGCGATCATCCAGGAGCCGGTCTTCCAAAGGTGCACCACCCCGCTTACGATGGTGTCCTTCCGGTAGGTGATCAGGGAACCGGTCTCCATCATGATGAGGGCGTTGGCCGGGATATAGAGTATGTACGAGGCGATCACGAGCGCCCAGCAGCGCTGCACGCTCCCGGGCCTGCGGAAATGAAGCCTCGCCCCGCAGCGCGGGCAATGCGCCACGCGTCCGTTGCCGGTGCGCCGGGAGACGAGCTGGCAGACATGGCAGGAGCACAGGCCGCGCGCCGCGGCGATGGGAGCGCCGGCCGTCACTGCGGGGCCTGCTCTTTCCACCTCGCGTCCATCTGCCCCCATATGTCGCGCGCGTTAAAGGAAGCGGCAGCGGCGGCAAGGAGCAGGGTAAGGACGGCGAAGGACCAAAGGGCCATGCCGGGAATGACCCGGAAGTTATGGGTCAGTTTCACCAGCGAAACCAGCACCCCGAGCATGAGTACCTCGACCATGCCCCAGGGTTCGATGAACTGGAGGACGCGCATGAAAAGCGGATAGCTGGGCGGCACCTTGCCAAGCTTCAGCGGGAGCAAAAGATAGGTTATGGAGACGAGTTCCACGGCGGGAGCCACCATCGCGGTGAGGAACACGAGAAGCGAGATACTCCGCATCCCCTGGTCCCACAGGGAGAGGACGGCCCCGAACAGGGTGATGGCGCTGCGGTCTCCCTGCACCTCTATGCTGAAGATGGGGAACACGTTGGCGCCCAGGAACACCATGGCGGCGGCCAGGGTATAGGCGAGAGTCCGGTCGACGCTGTCGGTGGCGTTGCGGTACAAGACCGCCCCGCAGCGCGGGCAACTGGCATAGCAGCCGGGATTCAACTGTATGTCGCGCTGCAGCAGATCGCATTCATGGCAGGCGATGAGTTGTGCGGTTCTATCGGTCATCAGGAGAAGAGCTCCCTGTTTCAGGGGGACTGTGCCTTAAAGGGGACAGCCACCTGGCGGAGCCAGTCCCCTTCAGTCAAAATGACAGATGAAAACATACCACATTTGCGGCCTGAAATTAAATCAGCCGCCCAGGAAGTCTCCCAAGCGGCTGATTGAAATGGTCGGTGCGACTGGATTCGAACCAGCGACCACTAGACCCCCAGTCTAGTGCGCTACCAGGCTGCGCTACGCACCGATTAAACCTGATAATTACAACTGATCCCTCAAACTGGTCAGTTCCAGCTTCACGTCATGAAGCAGCGCGGCGAGCGCTTCGCTGGAAAGGTCAGATTTCCGGTACTTTTTCTTTTGTCCCAGACGCTTTCTTGCTCCCTCTATGGTGAGCTTTTCCGCGTACAGAAGTTCTTTTATTTCCGCTACCAGCTCCACGTCCTTCCTGGTGTAGAGCCTCTGGCCGCTGCTGCTTTTCCTGGGTGCCAGCGAGGAGAACTCGGTCTCCCAGAAGCGAAGCACCGAGGTGGGGAGTCCCGTCAGGGCGGAAACCTCGCCGATCCTCAGGTAGTGCTTGTCCGGGATCCCGGTAATCATGACTACTGGCTGTTGATCGCGCTCTTGAGAACCTGGCTCGGCTTGAAGGTGAGGATCTTGCGAGCCACGATAGTGATCTCCTCGCCGGTCTGCGGGTTCCTGCCACGACGATCGGACTTCTCTTTCACTACGAAGTTGCCGAAGCCGGCAATCTTAATTTTGTCGCCTTCTTCAAGAGTGGACTTAATCAGGTCGAAGACCGTCTCAACGAGTTCGGCGGATTCTTTTTTGGAGAAACCGACCTTCTCATAAATTTTTTCTACGATGTCCGCTTTGGTCATAATCCCCTCAACAGGTGAAGCATTTCAGTGTGTTCTCAACAGCGGCTTAATCTAATACCATAGCGTTTTCGATTTCGCAACCGTTTTTATCTGAACGAAACATTTAATTTTTTCTGCAGTGCATCGATGACCCGCTGGTGCAGACGAGTTACTTCGTCGTCGGTCAAGGTCCTTTCCTTGGAACCATAACGGACGCGAACGGCCACACTCTTTTCATGAGCGGCGATGTTGCCACCCATGTAAAGATCGAATATCTCCACCCCCTCCAGCTCGGGCGCCTTGGTGCCGTTGACGCAGGAAATCACGTCGGCGACCGGGAGCTCCCTGGGGAGCAGCATGGCGATGTCGCGGAAGGTGGAGGGGAAACGCGAAGGCACCTGGGCCGCCCCCTGCTTCTTGCGGCAGGAAAGCAGCGCCTCGAAGTTGAGTTCGAGGTAGTACAGCGGTGTGGAGATGCCGTAGTTCTCCTGCACCGTCGGGTGCAGTTCACCCAGGGAGCCGAGCACCTTCTTGCCGCTGAGGATGCGGCAGGCCTTCCCCGGGTGGTAGTACGGGTCGAGCTCGTCGGTGCTGAAGTTCACGCCACCCACGTTCAGTTCGCCGAGGATGTTTTCCGCGATCCCCTTCACGTCGAAGAAGTCGATCTCGTCCTTCCCCTGGTTCCACCCTTCCAGATCGCGCCTGCCGGTGAGCAGCGCGGAAACGTAGAGCGGCTCCCGGGGGAGTTCCTCCCCCTCCACGGGGAGATAGATGCGGCGCATCTCGAAGATGCGCAGGTTCAGCGTGCGGAAGCTGATGTTCTTGACCGCCGTTTCCAAAAGCCCCGGCAGCATGGTGGTGCGCATGACCGAGAGCTCGTCGGAGATCGGGTTCAGAAGCACCATCCCGTTGCTGCGCGGGTCCTCCTGCGGGAGCAGGATCTTTTCGCACGAGGAAGGGGCCACGAAGCTGTAGTTGATCACCTCGTTGAGCCCGTGGGCGACCAGGAGGTCTTTCACCTTGGCGGCGAGCCGCTGGGCGTCGGAGGGAAGGTCGGAGAAGACCGAGGCCTGCGGGAGGGTCGCGGGGACCTTCTCGAAGCCGTTCATGCGCACCACTTCCTCGACCAGGTCGATCTCGCGCTCCAGGTCGACCCTGAACAGCGGCACCTTGACCCGGAACACGCCCGGTTCGGCCTGGGTCACCTCGAATTCGAGGCGCTTGAAGATCTCTTCCACTTCAGCCGCGGTGAGCGAGAGGCCGGAAACGGCGTTGATGCGGGCAAGACGGGCGCCGATCACGCGCGGCTCGACCGGCGCGGGGTAGACATCGATGACGCCCTTGGCCACCTTGCCGCCGGAAAGCTCGGCGATGAGCTGCGCGGCCCGGTCGAGGGCGCGGGTGAGTCCGGCGATGTCGGCGCCGCGCTCGAAGCGGTGCGAGGACTCGGTGTGGATCCCCAGGCGCTTGGAGGTCTTGCGGATGGCGGAGGGGTTGAAGTAGGCGCTCTCCAGGAGCACCTCGGTGGTCCCCTCCCCTATCTCGG
Encoded here:
- a CDS encoding paraquat-inducible protein A, whose protein sequence is MGADGREVERAGPAVTAGAPIAAARGLCSCHVCQLVSRRTGNGRVAHCPRCGARLHFRRPGSVQRCWALVIASYILYIPANALIMMETGSLITYRKDTIVSGVVHLWKTGSWMIAVIVFIASVAIPLLKLFSLTLLLISVQRRSTWNPRQRTRLYRLVEAVGRWSMLDIYVVTLLAALVQLGSMATVKAGPAAVAFGAVVVLTMFATMEFEPRLIWDPLQKEEFHD
- a CDS encoding integration host factor subunit alpha, which translates into the protein MTKADIVEKIYEKVGFSKKESAELVETVFDLIKSTLEEGDKIKIAGFGNFVVKEKSDRRGRNPQTGEEITIVARKILTFKPSQVLKSAINSQ
- a CDS encoding intermembrane transport protein PqiB, whose translation is MTDRQDDMQDVPEAVSEPRRRFSIQLVWIIPIVAAIIGLSIAAKAWIDRGETITISFKTGEGLEAGKTKLKYKDVMIGEVKSIAISNDRSHVVVTAEVSKDAKGLMVKDTRFWVVRARISGGNVTGLTTLLGGSYIGVEAGTSTEPRDQFVGLESPPAVSMDVPGRQYVLHTEDVGSLYTGSPVFFRRMQVGQVIATDLDSDGKGVSVRVFIRSPYDRFVTTNTFFWHASGVDLTVTPGGVKLNTESMLAVLLGGISFEQSPNASESQAAPANTAYTLYGTRDEALKNAAASEKFVLMFGESVRGLAVGAPVDLRGVTVGEVTNIDVALDPSRRDFTVPVEIQFYPEHLLTLLHRGSDGKLPPSGGAQTRRLLDDLVSHGFRAQIKSGSLLTGQLYVALDFVPGARPSKIDWNASPPRFPTVPGSMEKLQKNLIEIVQKIEKLPLEKLTGDAGRTLRSLDDTLKSADQLLKNMDRSLVPEAKSVLTDTRTTLEDVRKTLTEARGTLGGASQVLSADAPVQVDLRDTMREVSRAAQSLRVLGDYLEQHPEALIRGKKEEK
- the pheT gene encoding phenylalanine--tRNA ligase subunit beta, producing MIVTYNWLKEFVDCDLPAAELSHLLTMLGLEVERMEEVGGGMDDVVVAQVVEKNQHPNADKLSLCKVDNGKEILDVVCGAQNFKAGDKVALAQIGATLPGDFKIKRSKIRGEESCGMLCSEKELALSAESSGIMILPEDFKIGTPLFDALGTKDVIFEIGLTPNRADCLSVVGVAREIAAKLGTKVHYPGLEVNETGAPIGGIASVEILAPELCPRYTARHITGCTLAESPAWLANRLMAAGIRSINNIVDVTNYVLLEYGHPLHAFDFKLLAGGKIVVAAAGEGEKFGTLDGQERELTANDLTIRDGEKAVALAGIMGGGNSEIGEGTTEVLLESAYFNPSAIRKTSKRLGIHTESSHRFERGADIAGLTRALDRAAQLIAELSGGKVAKGVIDVYPAPVEPRVIGARLARINAVSGLSLTAAEVEEIFKRLEFEVTQAEPGVFRVKVPLFRVDLEREIDLVEEVVRMNGFEKVPATLPQASVFSDLPSDAQRLAAKVKDLLVAHGLNEVINYSFVAPSSCEKILLPQEDPRSNGMVLLNPISDELSVMRTTMLPGLLETAVKNISFRTLNLRIFEMRRIYLPVEGEELPREPLYVSALLTGRRDLEGWNQGKDEIDFFDVKGIAENILGELNVGGVNFSTDELDPYYHPGKACRILSGKKVLGSLGELHPTVQENYGISTPLYYLELNFEALLSCRKKQGAAQVPSRFPSTFRDIAMLLPRELPVADVISCVNGTKAPELEGVEIFDLYMGGNIAAHEKSVAVRVRYGSKERTLTDDEVTRLHQRVIDALQKKLNVSFR
- a CDS encoding paraquat-inducible protein A is translated as MTDRTAQLIACHECDLLQRDIQLNPGCYASCPRCGAVLYRNATDSVDRTLAYTLAAAMVFLGANVFPIFSIEVQGDRSAITLFGAVLSLWDQGMRSISLLVFLTAMVAPAVELVSITYLLLPLKLGKVPPSYPLFMRVLQFIEPWGMVEVLMLGVLVSLVKLTHNFRVIPGMALWSFAVLTLLLAAAAASFNARDIWGQMDARWKEQAPQ
- the glk gene encoding glucokinase: MLILAGDVGGTSTRLAYFEADAAGLTVLAQAQYKSSAHGSLTDILRHFALQHGLVAERACLGIAGPIIEGRVRTPNLPWTIESTDLAQTLGLSHVRLINDLEANTYGIAALKQEDLFTLNPGTPHPQGTIAVVSAGTGLGESLAYWDGDTHRPLPSEAGHADFAARNDLETELLLYLQAKHGRVSYERVLSGPGLHDIYRFLRDRRHFSEQPGVVQAMGSEDPPAVITKAALKGSCPMCVKAVELFIGVYGAEAGNAALRFLATGGVYLGGGIAPKILDLLKGATFMVAFTAKGRLSPLVQSIPVHVILNEDTALLGAGRAAYYGHDLF
- a CDS encoding MerR family transcriptional regulator codes for the protein MITGIPDKHYLRIGEVSALTGLPTSVLRFWETEFSSLAPRKSSSGQRLYTRKDVELVAEIKELLYAEKLTIEGARKRLGQKKKYRKSDLSSEALAALLHDVKLELTSLRDQL
- a CDS encoding PqiC family protein, translated to MTMRRTSALVIIAAVLSCSACSRSPRVSFYTLTPATPASAVQQTFSSAVAVGPVTIPELVNRPQLVVRLAPNRVAVLESHRWAEPLKNEMPRLLAKDLGGALGSSRVFAYDQVSGAAAQYRVLVDIVRLEAVPGDSVTVEASWVVRGPGAARREGRGEIREKVTGSDYDAVADAFSRALSALSAQVAKSVVDLR